Part of the Erwinia amylovora genome is shown below.
TGCTGGTTTTCCTGGTAATGTACCTGTTTTTGCAGAATTTCCGCGCCACCCTGATCCCAACCATTGCCGTTCCGGTGGTGCTGTTCGGTACCTTCGGCGTGCTCTACGCCTTTGGCTATAGCATCAATACGCTGACCATGTTCGCCATGGTACTGGCAATAGGTCTGCTGGTAGATGATGCCATCGTGGTGGTTGAAAACGTCGAACGGATCATGACTGAAGAGGGTCTTTCCCCGCGTGAAGCTACGCGTAAGTCGATGGGTCAGATTCAGGGGGCGCTGGTCGGTATCGCGCTGGTATTGTCGGCGGTATTCGTGCCGATGGCTTTCTTTGGCGGTACGACCGGTGCCATTTATCGTCAGTTCTCCGTCACCATTGTCTCCGCCATGGTGCTGTCGGTGCTGGTGGCGATAATTCTCACCCCTGCCCTGTGCTCCACCCTGCTAAAACCGCTGGCCAGGGGGCATCATCATGGACGGCGCGGCTTTTTTGGCTGGTTCAACCACACCTTTAACCGCAATGCCGAACGCTACAAGCGCAGCGTAGGGAAAATGCTCGCCAAAGGCGGACGCTGGCTGTTGGTGTATCTGGCACTTATCGCCGTGATGGCACTGCTGTATATACGCTTGCCGACCTCGTTTCTGCCGCTGGAAGATCGCGGTCTCTTCACCACCCAGGTTCAACTGCCACCCGGCTCAACGCTGCAACAAACCATGGCGGTGGTGGAAAAAGTTGAACACTATTATCTGACTCATGAACAGAATAACGTGCAGTCGGTGTTTGCCACCGTGGGTGCCGGGCCGGGGGGGAATGGACAAAACGTGGCACGCCTTTTTGTGCGCCTGAAAGACTGGCATGATCGTATCGGCGGTGATAACACCTCTTTTGCGATTATCGAACGCGCCACCAAAGCATTTCGCCGAATTAACGAAGCGAAAGTGGTTGCCAGCAGCCCGTCTGCCATCACCGGTCTCGGTAACTCGGCAGGGTTCGATATGGAGTTGCAGGACAACGCCGGGCTGGGGCATCGCGCGTTAATGAATGCGCGCAATACGCTGCTGGAAATGGCCCAGAAAAGCCCCTCGCTGACGCGCGTACGTCATAACGGACTTGATGACACCCCGCAGCTGCGTATTGATATCGACCAACGTAAAGCGCAGACGCTGGGCGTATCCCTCCATGATATCAACGCTACGCTGCAAACCGGCTGGGGATCGACCTATGTTAATGATTTCCTTGATCGTGGGCGGGTGAAAAAAGTCTATGTGCAGGCCGATGCACCATTCCGCATGTTGCCTGACGATATCAGCAAGTGGTACGTACGCAACGCCAGCGGAGCGATGGTACCCTTTACCGCTTTCGCTCATTCCCACTGGGAAAATGGCTCACCGCGGCTGGAGCGCTATGACGGCTATCCGGCGCTGGAAATTGTCGGCGAGGCGGCAACGGGCGTCAGCAATGGTGCAGCCATGGATACGATGGAACAGCTGGTCAGTCAGCTGCCAAACGGCATCGGTTTGCAGTGGACCGGGGCATCGTTACAGGAACGAATGACTGGCGCGCAGGCTCCGGCACTGTATGCGCTGTCTCTGCTGGTGGTATTCCTGTGTCTGGCAGCACTGTACGAGAGCTGGTCAATCCCCTTCTCGGTGATGCTGGTAGTGCCGTTAGGCGTGCTGGGTGCCCTGATAGCGACCTGGCTGCGCGGGCTGGAAAACGACGTCTATTTCCAGGTTGGTCTGCTGACGGTTGTTGGCCTGTCGGCGAAAAACGCCATTCTTATCGTTGAATTCGCCAATGAGATCAATAGCCGCGGCAGCGAACTGGTGGCGGCAACGCTGGAGGCTTCGCGTCAGCGTCTGCGCCCGATTTTGATGACTTCGCTGGCATTTATCTTTGGCGTGCTGCCGATGGCCATCAGTCAGGGAGCAGGATCCAGTAGCCAGCATGCGGTCGGTACCGGCGTATTAGGTGGAATGATCTCCGCCACGGTGCTGGCGATCTTCTTTGTTCCCCTGTTTTTTGTGTGGGTAAGGCGGCGTTTCCCGCTAAAAGATAAGCCGTACTAAACGCAGTAAAAAGGCAGCCTGCTAATGGCTGCCTTCTCATTTTGCTACTGAAAGTAGAAACGTATCAATGCATTGACGCGCTGTCCTTGTTGAACGCGTTACTTACGTAACATCTCTTCAATAAAGTCCTTCCAGTTCCCCAGTTCTAAATCAATCATCATAACCTCTCATTTATTTCTCGCCTATTTTAAGATTAACCTTAGGAAAAAGCCAGAGGTAGATCTCGCTTGCCGGCGGCAGTGAAACGTATAGCAGGTATTGACTCAATGGTTAATAAGGCTTGCGGCCGGTCTTATGGCAAAAAAGCCAGACAAAGATAATGACGAAATTATCATTACACTTATATTTACCGCAGGCTTTTATCAGGTGTTAACCGCAAAAGTGGGTAACAGGGTCAGCTGAAATTGCGCAACAACCGACATGGGATGTTAAAGGAAGGCATTTCGATAACGAAAAATCTGTAGAGAAAAATAACCACAGCATCAGGTATCTGAGCACTGTTTAAAGGCCGTGTGAACCGGCCATTTTGATACCGGCAACACAACCTGCTGACCATAATGCTCTGAAGGGTAAATAACCACAGGGGGAGTAATGCAGAGATTGCGTCACCCGGATGAAGAAAAAAGGCTATCCCGCACGCCGTAGCGGCCGGATAACCCATTATTTAAGAATCACCACCTTGTCATAACCGCCGCTGTCGCTGTCGATATGCGTTTTCGCATCCGGGTGTTCTTTCAAAACCGCCTCAACGATATGAGCAAACTCCACGCAGCGGGTGGCTTTTTTTCGGGTCAATACGATAGTCGACTGGGTTTCTTCGACCACATGTGCGTCAGACTCTTTCATGTAGTTCATCTCGCGCTCTCCTGAAACGGGTTCTCGCCCTTGTTGAGTGGTGCTGGCAATGATGATGCACCATTGAGTCAATCAAAATATAGATGAAACCCACAGGAAACAGAAGGGTACGCCCGTCCGTGATGATGCACAAAGCATAAAAAGCGTGTTTAAGCATTCAGCCAGAGGGCTTTCCACTGCTGTTCGGCAACGCTCATCAGCCTGGTTGACCTCAGGGTAATCTGACCTCCTTATCCTCCCCCCTGTGAAGGGGGAAAGCCCTGGCCGATATGGGCATATTAGAAAAATTAACGTCAAAAAAACTCAAAAAATATTCCGGTCTTTATAATCTCAGGATAATAGAGTGGATTAAACAGTCTGCAAAGAAGAATACGGCTGAAAAAGTTTAAGGTTATTCTTGCCTTTATGGCTTCAGCCTTAGCCTGGTTGTTTATTATTCCAGAGGTCTGGTTTAAGCGCCTGTCAGGAAGCCACTATCATTTTTCGCTGACCTCACCAATTCATTTAACCTGTTTGGTTTACCCGCTAACTCGCTGACCGTTTATTTAATTTCCCTTCCTCTTTTACTGGCATGGTTAACAGTGCGTATTTGCAAGAAAATTTCTTTAAAATTAATGTCCTTCGATAGTCCTGTGCGAAAGCAATTCATCTCAATGTATTCTCTTGCGGCTCCCTCTCACGATTTATGGCAGGCCAACAGACGTCTCACTTAAAGATGCCTGATGAATTAAGGAATCAAAGTTTTGAACGTATCTCGTTGACACAACCTTAAGAATCGTCCCAAATCTGCTATCCCGTGCACATCTCGGCTTTTAATACTGCACGTCCGCCATTAATTAACGGCCCACGGTCTGGATCGAAACTCGCCATTAAGGCATTATCCACAAAATCATTCATTAGCCCGTATATCTGGTGGCCCAGGCCAGCGCCAGTCAGCTTTCGCTCTGAACTTAACCTGCTATAGAGGTAGCCATATTTATGCAAGAAGAACAGTCTCAAAATTTGCTAACGCTGTATGGCATAAAAAATTGCGACACAATAAAAAAGGCGCGCAGGTTTCTTGAAACCAGCGGCATAAATTATCAATTTCATGACTATCGCGTTAACGGGCTGGACGCAGAATTACTGCAAGGCTTTATCGATAACCTGGGCTGGGAAGCGCTGCTTAATACTCGTGGCACCACCTGGCGTAATCTGGATGAATCCGTGCGTAAAGCGGTTAATACCCCCGCCAGCGCGCTGGCATTAATGCTGGCACAGCCCGCAATCATTAAGCGTCCGTTGCTCTGCGCCCAGGACGGCTCTATGCTGTTGGGCTTCAATGAAACCACTTATCAGTCGTTTACCATGGAGAAATCATAATCATGCATTGTCCGGTTATTGAGTTAACGCAACAACTTATTGCTCGCCCTTCCCTCAGCCCCGATGATGCCGGTTGCCAGGAGATCTTAATCGCTCGTCTGCAGGCGCTGGGCTTCACCATTGAGCCAATGAATATTGGCGATACGCTCAATTTTTGGGCGTGGCGCGGCGAGGGTGAAACTCTGGCCTTTGCCGGTCACACCGACGTCGTCCCCACCGGCAATGTCGAACAGTGGATCACCCCCCCGTTTGAACCGTCCATCCGCGAAGGTATGCTGTTTGGCCGCGGAGCGGCTGATATGAAAGGTTCGCTGGCAGCGATGATAGTGGCTGCTGAACGCTTTGTCGCCAGCTATCCACAGCACAACGGGCGGCTGGCGTTTCTGATAACCTCTGATGAAGAAGCCAGTGGCACCAACGGAACGGTAAAGGTGGTAGAAGCGCTAATGGCGCGTCATGAGCGCCTGGATTACTGCCTGGTGGGCGAACCCTCCAGCACTGAAGTGGTGGGTGATGTGGTGAAAAATGGCCGCCGTGGTTCCATCACAGCCAATCTGACCGTGCACGGGATTCAGGGCCATGTGGCCTATCCACACCTTGCCGACAACCCGGTGCACCGTGTCATCCCCGCCCTGAATGAACTGGTGGCAACCGAATGGGACAAAGGCAACGAATTTTTCCCCCCCACCAGTATGCAGATCGCCAACATACAGGCCGGAACCGGCAGCAACAACGTGATCCCTGGTGACTGCCTGGTGCAGTTCAATTTCCGTTTCAGCACCGAACTGACCGATGTGATGATCCAGCAGCAGGTCAAGGAGCTGCTCGACCGCCATCAGTTACGCTATAGCATTGAGTGGAAACTCTCCGGCCAGCCGTTCCTTACCCCACGCGGCAAGCTGGTTGATGCGGTAGTTAACGCGGTTGAGCACTATAATGAAATCAAACCCCAGCTGCTCACTAACGGCGGTACTTCCGATGGGCGATTTATTGCACGTACGGGAGCACAGGTGGTTGAACTGGGTCCGGTAAACGCCACCATTCATAAAATTAATGAATGCGTCAAGGCCGCCGATCTGCAGCTGCTTAGCCGCATGTATCAACGGATTATGGAACAGCTTATCGCTTAAAGGTGAAAAGATGGAATGGTTAAAAGAGTACTGGTGGGTTCTGGTGATCCTGCTGATGGTCGGCATTCTGCTCAACGTCTACAAAGACCTGAAACGCATCGATCCGAAAAAGTACATGGAGAACAAGCCTGACCTGCCACCGCATCGTGATTTCAATGATAAATGGGATGACGAAGACGACTGGCCGAAGAAACAATAATCTCTTTTTCCCAATCCCCTCTCTTTGAGCACTCCCCCTCCTCAACCCCGGTAAGCCTGCCGGGGTTGCGCTTTGTCGGCCCATTTTGCGCTGCTATGCCGCTTACCTCCTGAACAGCGTCCGACTTTTGCTGCGTCACGCCCGATCACACCTGACCTTCCCCCTTGCACACCACGTCTTTCAGATCCCTGCATCCACCAACACTCTCCTTTGCGCGTAATCGACAAAAAAATTCCGCTGATTGGGAATTTTTTCTTATGTATTACCACTCATGGTTTAGCTGGCAAGACCTGTACAACAAGGTTCAGCCCAAAATACGCCCAAATAAACTCTGATTTTACTTATGTATAAACAAGGAGGAACGGAATGTTGACCCGCCCGCTGACGTATCTGCGTCACTCATTATCCGGCACGGGAAATAGCAAATCGGATCCTTCCTCCCTTTCCAGAAATGCGTTGTTCGCCGATGACTCGGGCGACAAGGCCACGATGCAGGAATGCCGCTGCCGGCGCTTTGTGCCCTTCGCGCTCTGTCTCACAGATTCAAATATTGCAAACTATAAATAAGGTTTAAGATCAATATGAATGCGAATCCCCCCACGTTACCTTCTGGCTCCAACAGTCATAACCTGAAACTGACCGCAACAACCCTCGCACAGGAAGAAATTTTCCTGATAGAAGAGACGCATCAGCAGGCGAATTGTTGGCTTTCCTTTTCAGTGGACATCAACGGCCAGCTGGACGTCGATAAACTGGCCAGGGCGCTGGAACATTTGGGTCAGCAGGTCCCCCTGCTGCAAACGCGTCTGCTGTATCAGGACGGCCATTTATGGCAGCAGCCTGCTGCCGAAAGCCCCCTGAGCCTTGAACGGGCTGATTTGCGCGGCCACGCTGCGCCTGAAGCGGAATTCCAGCAGCTGCTGATGCAAACCCCGCCGGGCAACCGATGCACAGACGGCGCGCTTTCGCACTTCAAACTGTGCCAGCTCGGTGAAGATCGCTATGGCCTCGCCGCCTGGCTTCATCACAGCCTGATTGACGTACGCTCATGGACAATCCTTAAATCCCTGCTGGCCGACAGCTATAACGCCCTGATGGCCGGTTCGCCGCTGCCGACATTTCCCTGGCTGAATGCTTCCTCTTTGGCCTGTGAGGAGCAAGCCTGGCTGAACTCATCAACCAGCAAAGACGATGCCGCATTCTGGCAGGAGTACGTCAGCAGGCTGCCCGCTGCGGCCATGACGCAGCGTATTATTGGCGAGGAGAGAAGAGCGCTCAACGTCCGTGATACCCGCCGCCTGCCAGAAGAAAAACGTGCGCGTATACGGTCAGCGGCCAGCCAGCAGGGAGTCAAAGAGCCGGTTATCTACCTCAGTGCGGTTGCGCTGCTGATGCGCCATCTTACCGGTCAAGAAACGGTCAGCCTAAGTCTGCCGGTGAAAGGCACCCGCAACGCCGAACAGCCCGGCATGACCTCCAACGTTGTTCCGCTGATCCTCGACCTCCCTGCACGGGCAACCGTGCAGCAAGTTCTGGCGACCGTTGAGCAAGAACTGCGACGGGTATTGCCACATCAGCGCTACCGCGCCCGGGCGATCCAGCGCCACGCCGGGCTGAACGCCCGACAGGGGTTCGGGCCGCATGTGAACATCATGCTGTTTGACCACGGTGTCTCATTTCAGGGTTGCCAGTCGCAAGCGCATTTCGGCCGCCATATTGACAGCAGCGATATGCACTTTACTTTCTGGGGCGACTCCCGCCACGGTGCGCTGGACATCCTGCTGGATGACGCGATTGAAGGGCACCGATCCGCAGAGCTGGCCGCCGTTGGCAGCCAGCTCGACTTTTTCCTTGAGCAGCTAACTGAAGCAGCGGATATACCGCTTTCCCGGCTGGATGAAGCGGCCGAACGGCACGCTCATCCGCAGCTGGCACAAAGTTTTTATGCCCTGCGCCGTCGCCCCGCCGATGCCGGCGTACTGCGCTGGGACAGGCAGATCAATCAGCTGCTTAGCCAGTTTTATGCCGCTCAGTGGGCCGGCGCGGGCAACAGCCCGCTACCGGTCAGTAAAATTTGGCTGGATAACAGCGTTGTCAGCTTCAGTAAAATACACCCGCTGGCCGTCCCGGTTGATGCCGCACCGGGCACCCTGCTGGCGGCGGATAGCCACGGCTGGCAGATTGCCGTTGCCGATGGCGCAGTGCACATAGCGGGCTTTTCCACGCTTGATGGCGCCGCCTGTTGCCCGCTTGCCCTGGCGCAAGCCTCCGGCATCAGGCCCGGATCGCTGCTGAAAATCCTGGGTGACGGTGAAGCCCGCCGGCTAACCCAGGCATGGGAAAACGCTGTAGAGCACCAGAGCTGGTGGAACCCGCGCCTGAAACAGCATAACGGCGGCTGGTTATCGGCAGCCCGGCCGCAACAGCCTCAGATACTGCCGCGCTGGCAGACAACCGAATGGACGGAAGTTGCCAGCCAACGAAAAGACACGCTGCCTGCACTGCTTGCTGCCTGGCTGGTTTATATCGCCCGCGACAGCCGACAGGCATCGCCGCACATCGGCGTACGGTTAAGCGCCAAAGGCCATCCCGCGCCTGAAGCGCTGTTTGCTGCGGTTGTGCCGTTTGCCGTTCCTGTCGATCTCTCATTATCGTTCAGCCAGATTGCCGATGCCGTCAGTGAGGAGTACCGCGCCCTGCTCAGTCATCTGCCCTGCCCGGCGGAGTGGCGACAAAGCAATGCGGGGAAAGCGGATGCTTTCACCCTCTGCGTGGTAGAAGATGCTGGCACGGCGGAGAGCGAATGCTCGCCGGGTAACCTGCTGACGCTGCAATACCATAGCCAGCGTAACGCGATACGCTGGCTGTATAACGCCAGCTTCCTGAGCACTGAAGAAGCGGAGCGTCTGACCCCTCGCCTGCAAACGCTGCTTGGCGCGGCGGCGCGCACTGAAAACGCCGACATGCCCGCAGCGGCTTTACCGCTGCTGACAGCCGCCGATCGCCAGCTGCTGGAGAGTTGGCACGCGCCTGCCAGCGCTAACCCGCCGGCGCAATACCTGACGCAGATGTTTGAAGCTCAGGCGGAGCAGAGCGCCACGGCCGTTGCGCTGGTAAGCGGCGAGCAGCAGCTTACTTACGCCGGGCTTAACCAGCGCGCCAACCAGCTGGCCCATTGCCTGCTGGCACGCGGCGTTTCGCCGCAAGATCGTATCGCTTTCTGCCTGCAACGCGGCGTTGATATGGTTATCGCCATGCTGGGCATCCTCAAAGCGGGTGCGGCTTACGTCGCGCTCGATCCGGCCTATCCGGGCGAACGCCTGCACTATATGCTGCAGGACGCCGCGCCGATCTGCCTGCTGACCGATGCGCTGGGGCGTCAGACAATGGATACCTCCGCCGTTGCTACGCTGGCGCTGGACGAGGCTCTGCTGCGCGACTATCCCGCCAGTAATCCCGAACTGAGCCATCCCGCCCTGACGCCGCAAAGTCTGGCGTACATTATCTATACATCAGGCTCGACGGGGCAGCCGAAGGGCGTGATGATCAGCCATGAGAATATGGTTAACTTCCTCTGCTGGAGCCAAAGCGCATTCAGTCAGGCGGAGATGATGCGCACCTA
Proteins encoded:
- the acrD gene encoding multidrug efflux RND transporter permease AcrD, whose product is MANFFIDRPIFAWVLAILLCLTGGLAIISLPIEQYPDLAPPNVRITANYPGASAETLENTVTQVIEQNMTGLDNLMYMSSQSSHTGQATVSLTFEAGTNPDEARQQVQNQLQTALRKLPQDVQSQGVNVNKTGDTNILMVAFVSTDGSMDKQDISDYVASHLQDPLSRINGVGQVDAYGSQYAMRIWLDPNKLINYALTTTEVIDAIKSQNSQVAVGQLGGLPSVERQALNATINAQSLLQTPQQFRAITLRVNADGSVVTLGQVAQVALGAEKYDYLSRYNGMPASGLGIKLASGANELQTDKLVRARLDELSRFFPQGLKAEIAFETSPFVQASIEDVVKTLFEAVLLVFLVMYLFLQNFRATLIPTIAVPVVLFGTFGVLYAFGYSINTLTMFAMVLAIGLLVDDAIVVVENVERIMTEEGLSPREATRKSMGQIQGALVGIALVLSAVFVPMAFFGGTTGAIYRQFSVTIVSAMVLSVLVAIILTPALCSTLLKPLARGHHHGRRGFFGWFNHTFNRNAERYKRSVGKMLAKGGRWLLVYLALIAVMALLYIRLPTSFLPLEDRGLFTTQVQLPPGSTLQQTMAVVEKVEHYYLTHEQNNVQSVFATVGAGPGGNGQNVARLFVRLKDWHDRIGGDNTSFAIIERATKAFRRINEAKVVASSPSAITGLGNSAGFDMELQDNAGLGHRALMNARNTLLEMAQKSPSLTRVRHNGLDDTPQLRIDIDQRKAQTLGVSLHDINATLQTGWGSTYVNDFLDRGRVKKVYVQADAPFRMLPDDISKWYVRNASGAMVPFTAFAHSHWENGSPRLERYDGYPALEIVGEAATGVSNGAAMDTMEQLVSQLPNGIGLQWTGASLQERMTGAQAPALYALSLLVVFLCLAALYESWSIPFSVMLVVPLGVLGALIATWLRGLENDVYFQVGLLTVVGLSAKNAILIVEFANEINSRGSELVAATLEASRQRLRPILMTSLAFIFGVLPMAISQGAGSSSQHAVGTGVLGGMISATVLAIFFVPLFFVWVRRRFPLKDKPY
- the ypfM gene encoding protein YpfM codes for the protein MIDLELGNWKDFIEEMLRK
- a CDS encoding ArsC family reductase; this translates as MQEEQSQNLLTLYGIKNCDTIKKARRFLETSGINYQFHDYRVNGLDAELLQGFIDNLGWEALLNTRGTTWRNLDESVRKAVNTPASALALMLAQPAIIKRPLLCAQDGSMLLGFNETTYQSFTMEKS
- the dapE gene encoding succinyl-diaminopimelate desuccinylase; translation: MHCPVIELTQQLIARPSLSPDDAGCQEILIARLQALGFTIEPMNIGDTLNFWAWRGEGETLAFAGHTDVVPTGNVEQWITPPFEPSIREGMLFGRGAADMKGSLAAMIVAAERFVASYPQHNGRLAFLITSDEEASGTNGTVKVVEALMARHERLDYCLVGEPSSTEVVGDVVKNGRRGSITANLTVHGIQGHVAYPHLADNPVHRVIPALNELVATEWDKGNEFFPPTSMQIANIQAGTGSNNVIPGDCLVQFNFRFSTELTDVMIQQQVKELLDRHQLRYSIEWKLSGQPFLTPRGKLVDAVVNAVEHYNEIKPQLLTNGGTSDGRFIARTGAQVVELGPVNATIHKINECVKAADLQLLSRMYQRIMEQLIA
- a CDS encoding YpfN family protein: MEWLKEYWWVLVILLMVGILLNVYKDLKRIDPKKYMENKPDLPPHRDFNDKWDDEDDWPKKQ